One Synergistota bacterium genomic window, TATCCCGTGAGATGAAAGAACGCCCGCTAAATACCTCGGATAAGGGGATATATATGGAGGAACGCCAAAACAGGCAGGTTCGTCAACATAACCGTCAAGTATAAGGGCTCTCATCTCATAAGAAATTATAACCCATCTGTTATAATAAGGGAAATGAAAGAATTTTTAAAAGCTTTTCTTGAGATACTTAAGAAAAACCAGAGGGAAATTGAAGGATACAAATTCACGGTCCCTTCCTCTAAGGTTTATCCGTTTCAATGGCTATGGGATAGCTGTTTTCACTCTATCATATACTTGAGCTTGGGTGAAGCGGAATGGGCTAAGGAAGAGATCGTTTCAATTCTCGCAGGGCAATGGGAAAACGGTATGATCCCTCACATGATATACAGAGGAAGCTCCAAAAAACACCACGTGAAGTGGAACACGACGAAAAACACTTCCTCCATAACCCAACCTCCGATGATAGCCTATGCCGTAGAAAGAATTTATAGAAAAACAGATGATAAGAATTTCGTGGAAAAGGTCTTTAAACAGCTTGATAAATATTATGGCTGGCTTCGCACAGCAAGGGGGGATAAATACCTGCTTTACATAAAACACCCCTGGGAATCCGGACAGGATGATCTTCCAGTATGGGATCACATTTATGGAAAAAAAGACCCGAGCCGTAAAACCTTAAAAAGCTATAAAATTAAGATCTTAAGGGGAAGCTTACACTTCAAGGTCAAGTCCGTCCTGTTTAACTCCGTATATCTCAGAAACCTGCGATCTATGAGCTTTCTCGCAAGCGCTATCGGATTGAGCGAGAAAGCCCTCGCTTATGATCAAATTTACAAATTAACCGAAGAGGAGTTCAGGAAAGATCTGCTTGATCCCGAAGCGGGCATCTTTTTCGCCCTTAATGAAAATAAGCACATAAAAATAAAAACCGCAAATATATTTTTACCGCTATTCGCAAAGATGCTTAAAATCGAAGAAGCAGAACAGCTTATCGAAAAGTATCTCCTCAACGAAAATCTATTCTGGACGAAGTATCCCGTTCCCACGGTTTCCATCGATGAATATGCCTTTCAGCCCAACAGATACTGGCGTGGGAGCACATGGATAAACATAAACTGGTTCATCTACAAGGGCTTGAAGGAATACCATCTTAATGGCATAGCCGAGGAGCTCAGGCAAAGAAGCATCTCCTTAGTGAGTAAATCCGGCTTTCACGAATACTACAACTCCATAAATGGAATGGGAAGAGGACCCGACGATTTCGTATGGTCCGGACTGATATTCGACATGAATTAAGCAAATTTCCAGCACTTCACAAAATGCCCTCTCTCAACCTCAATAGTAGGAGGTTCCTTTTCACACATCTTTGAGGCTTCGGGGCACCTATCCCTGAACCTACATCCCTCAGGAAATTTAAGCAGGCTTGGGACGACCCCAGGTATGGTATAAAGACGTCTTTCTTCTTTATCCAGCCGGGGTATGGATTTCATAAGCCCATAGGTATATGGGTGCATCGGGTTATCAAAGAGGGTATACACATCAGCGGTTTCAACGAGTTTTCCTCCATACATAACGCCAACTCGATGTGAGACTTCAGCTATAACTCCAAGATCATGCGTTATAAAGAGTATAGATGTTTTGAACTCCTCCCTGAGAGCATTCATTAAATCGAGTATCTGCGCTTGAATGGTCACATCCAAGGCGGTCGTGGGCTCATCCGCTATGAGAAGACGAGGATTATTGACAAGAGCCATGGCTATCATCGCTCTCTGTCTCATTCCGCCAGACATCTGATACGGATACTCGTTT contains:
- a CDS encoding ABC transporter ATP-binding protein, with translation MKALLDVLNLKTYFYTEDGVGKAVDDVSFSIKEGEVFGLVGESGCGKSMTALSIMRLVPYPGRIIGGKVIFEGEDLLKKSSEEMRFIRGEKISMIFQEPMVALNPVYTIGFQIAEAIMVHHPDVSEEEAWERAVEMIEKVGIPNPRQRANEYPYQMSGGMRQRAMIAMALVNNPRLLIADEPTTALDVTIQAQILDLMNALREEFKTSILFITHDLGVIAEVSHRVGVMYGGKLVETADVYTLFDNPMHPYTYGLMKSIPRLDKEERRLYTIPGVVPSLLKFPEGCRFRDRCPEASKMCEKEPPTIEVERGHFVKCWKFA